CAGCCACCGATTCCACAGCCGTCCCGGTTGTTCGCGAACTGCGGATGGGCACCGGTGAAGTCCAGACTGCCGGACTGCACGGTGTAGCCGTCATCCCGGCCCTTCACATACCAGACATAGGCCACGGTCGACTCGGCCGGATCCACCCGGATCACGACGATGTTTCCCTCCGCGTCCCCGCAGTGAGCGGACGAGCCGGCGACCTGGTTGCCCCACAGATACGAGTGCAACATCTGGAAGGTCCAGGCATTGGATGCAGTCGGCGGGCATTCCCGAGCAGGAGCTGATCTTCCGCACCTCCATGTCGTAGACGGCCTTCGGATTGCACAACCTCCAGCCACCGATACAGTCATTCGAGCTGAAGTTCTCGTCCCGGGTGACGTAGTACGGATGAAACGCCCGGGCCGACACCTGATGCAGGTTGGGATCGTCGCGTTTGGCGATCAGGTCCACGTTGAACTTGATCTTCCTGGCATTGTAGTAGGCGGCCGAGACCGAGGAGATGCAGTAGCCGGCATGGCAGTAGCCGACGTCGTTGTTGCTTCCATCGGCCGTCGAGCCCCTGGCCTGGCTGGCCAGCGAGGGGGGTGGAACACCGGCGCCCTGATCCGCGGGGGGAACATAGGCCGCGTGTGCGGACATCCCCACCAGCGAGGACAATAGCAGGCTCGCGACACCCAGTCCCCTACCCCACCCCTTGCGTTGCGGTGACAGCATCATCGTATGGACCTCCTTGGGAAGCGGTTGCGTCCCCCAGGACAACAGCGGATGAGCAGGAACGTCAAAGCGGGTACGCTCACCCCGAACGATTGGGCCGAGGAACTCCATGCGGACCCGTGAACAACTGGTGAACGATCTGCGCCAGCTCGGCGTGAACGCAGGCGACCTCGTAATGGTGCACGCATCGCTGCGCGCGATCGGACCCGTCGAGGGAGGTGTCGGCGGGGTGCTGGACAGCCTCGACGCGGCGGTGGGTCCGGACGGCACGCTGATCCCCTGGAACGACTACTACGGGCCGGGCTCGCCGCTCGAGCATGCGTGGCGGAGCGGGGTCCGGGTCTTGCGGCTGGGCGCGGACCTCAACACCGTGACCCTGCTGCACCTGGCCGAATATCTCGTGGAGCTGCCCAGCAAGCGGCGCGTGCGCCGGTACGTTCGGGTGCTCGGCCCCCACGGCCCCGAGGAGCGAACCGTCGACTGCCTCGACGACGAGTTCGGCATCGTCGACACGCAGGGGGAGGACTACTTCGGGCTGCTCCTGCGCGATTACCTCGCCCGGGGCACGGCGCGGACGGGACGGGTGGGCCACGCGGTGAGCGAATTGCTCGACGGCGCCGACGTCCTCTCCTTCGGTGTCCAGTGGATGGCCGAGCACCTCGGTTGACGGTGAGGAGAGGAGGAGCATGACGTCAGATCTCGAGGTGTGACGCACCGCACGTCCGCGGTGTGAGCCGCGTCACATCCTCGCGGAGCCTCCTTTGGCAGTGTTCCCTTCACCTTCCAGCCAATCACCGGACCGGACATGGAAGGGCCGCGGAACACTTCACACGGAGACACAACATGGCGATCATCAACTTCTCGGATTTCGTGCAGGTATGGGCCAACAACCTCGCGGCGAAGAACGGCACTTTCGTGAAATGGATCTGCCTCGATGCCAGCAAGAGCGAACTGGCTCAGTACCAGGACAAGCAGATCTCCCAGACCTGGGGAACGGCCACCTATGACATGAAAGCGCAGCCGACCACGGCTCCCAGCTTCGTTCAGAGCTCCGACTTCAACAACCAGCTGGATTCGGCGCAGAACTACAACTTCACCTATTCGAAGGCCACCAAGGACACGTATTCCTGGCAGGTGACCTCTGGCATCCAGGTCACGACGTCCGCGGAGATCGGAGTGACGGTGCCCGACCTCTTCTCGGCCAAGGTGTCCGTCTCCAACACCCTCTCCATGTCGTCGACCCAGGGGACGACCAGCGAGGAGGATCAGACCTGGTCCATCCAGGAGAACATCGCCGTGCCACCCCGGACCCACGTCACCGCCTCCGCGGCCGTCAACGAGCAGAAGGTGACCACCTCCTGGACAGCCGACGTCGCCATTGGCGGTCGCGCGGCCGTCTGGTTCGATGGCCAGATCTCCATTCCGGCCCTGGGCGATGGCACGCACTGGCTGTTCTTCCCGACGCCCGACTACATCTTCCGGACCTACCCGCAGTCGGTTCCCGCCGGGTATTACCTCGACGCGCAGGGACAGTTGCACTTCAGCGCGAGCGGCACCTTCACGGGGGTCAAGGGCGTGCAGTGCACCTTCGACGTCCGTAAGGCCGATGCCTCTCCGGGCGCGGACGCGGCGAGCACCGTGCTGATGAGCAAGACGTTCCTCGCGCAGAAAAAGTGATCAGCGCGTAGGGTGTTGAGCGAGGAGGCTAGGGAGGGGATGGAGCGAAGCGCTTCCCCCTTCCGCCTCCATGGCAAGAGATGAAACAAGATCCCAGGCGCCATGGGAATGTCGAAGTGGAGGGAAACATGCGTTTGCTGTCGCTGATCGTCGGCCTGCTCGTATCCATGCCCGCTCTCGCGCAGTGGGAGCCGAAAGACGCGCCACGGTCGTGGACAACGGAGGCCCTGCACGCGTCTATTACATTCATTCATATCATGAGCAGGGTGAGACGCGCGTGAACCTGGCGGGGCTCGACGACATGATCTCCGTGCACGTGCAGAACTTCAGCAGCCTGCTCAAGGACACCAACCAGCTCTGCAGTGCGATCATCTTGTTCATCGACGGCATGGCGATCAAGGGGCTCGCGCCGCACTCCTGCGACATGCAGACGGGTCATGTGCGCTACCTGCTGCTGCGCACGCCCCAGTCGCATGACGTCTGGAAGATGCTCCTCGGCGGCCCCTCCGGGTATGTGCGTCCGGTCTCCATCAGCGTCGGCTCGAACGATCAGTTCTCGATCCCCACCACCGTCACGTCCTTCGGTCTCGAGGTCATCCCGCGAGGCAAGCTGTTCATCTTCTTCGGCGTGACGTTCGTGGGACTGCTGGTCTT
Above is a window of Cystobacter fuscus DNA encoding:
- a CDS encoding AAC(3) family N-acetyltransferase codes for the protein MRTREQLVNDLRQLGVNAGDLVMVHASLRAIGPVEGGVGGVLDSLDAAVGPDGTLIPWNDYYGPGSPLEHAWRSGVRVLRLGADLNTVTLLHLAEYLVELPSKRRVRRYVRVLGPHGPEERTVDCLDDEFGIVDTQGEDYFGLLLRDYLARGTARTGRVGHAVSELLDGADVLSFGVQWMAEHLG
- a CDS encoding ETX/MTX2 family pore-forming toxin, with translation MAIINFSDFVQVWANNLAAKNGTFVKWICLDASKSELAQYQDKQISQTWGTATYDMKAQPTTAPSFVQSSDFNNQLDSAQNYNFTYSKATKDTYSWQVTSGIQVTTSAEIGVTVPDLFSAKVSVSNTLSMSSTQGTTSEEDQTWSIQENIAVPPRTHVTASAAVNEQKVTTSWTADVAIGGRAAVWFDGQISIPALGDGTHWLFFPTPDYIFRTYPQSVPAGYYLDAQGQLHFSASGTFTGVKGVQCTFDVRKADASPGADAASTVLMSKTFLAQKK